The Exiguobacterium acetylicum genome includes a window with the following:
- a CDS encoding Ppx/GppA family phosphatase — MKQELAVIDIGSNSIRYVIFHPIASGRYIEKINIKVVARLSAHINEDGALDDEGITLLEETLHRFYEVGVTHEVEETICVATAAIRNATNREAIVAAVTDNTPFSIQVLTDEQEAYYGYFAIINSTFLTDGFSVDIGGGSMEVTLIENREMVAYHSFPFGAVTLTRQFVSDEILSGSDKKKLVKFLREQFESIPWLSDKKLPLVGVGGSARNFVRIHQSNQDYPLRSVHQYQIKAKELTKMVDDLEGKSAKQLSKIEGLSKDRIDIFLPALIAIQELAHHIEAEEFVMSNLGLREGLVYEFDVQDEAYRRIENVREQSLYQLESDYKVNRDRAMYIGTLAKSMYRQLVTLDLISERASDLRLLDSASRLFYCGQYINPDTRSDQTFYLLTNTELNGMTHKDRVALSLVSSYSSAKRMQQLAKPFKDWFTEKTLDRFDLLGSLLKLSHALDVTERKAVDHLELFVEKDHLRFVLDTGDHDYGFEVEKAEKQKKHLERIIDQAITFETKGDLPS, encoded by the coding sequence TTGAAACAAGAACTTGCAGTCATCGATATTGGTTCCAACTCAATTCGATATGTCATCTTCCATCCAATCGCTTCTGGTCGTTACATCGAGAAGATAAATATTAAAGTCGTCGCTCGGTTATCTGCTCATATCAATGAGGATGGAGCACTCGACGATGAAGGTATCACGTTACTCGAAGAAACGTTACATCGATTTTATGAAGTCGGTGTCACCCATGAAGTCGAAGAAACCATCTGTGTTGCGACAGCAGCGATCCGCAATGCGACGAATCGGGAGGCAATCGTTGCTGCTGTTACGGACAACACACCTTTCTCCATTCAAGTTTTAACAGACGAACAAGAAGCATATTATGGCTATTTTGCCATCATCAACTCGACCTTCCTGACAGACGGTTTTTCTGTTGATATCGGTGGTGGTTCCATGGAAGTCACATTGATTGAAAATCGCGAAATGGTTGCCTATCACAGTTTTCCATTTGGCGCTGTCACCTTAACACGGCAATTTGTTTCAGATGAGATACTCAGCGGTAGTGATAAGAAAAAGCTGGTCAAGTTCTTACGTGAACAATTTGAATCGATTCCTTGGTTGAGTGATAAAAAGCTTCCTTTAGTTGGTGTTGGTGGTTCCGCCCGAAACTTCGTCCGGATCCATCAGTCGAATCAGGACTATCCGCTTCGAAGCGTTCACCAATATCAGATCAAAGCGAAAGAACTCACGAAAATGGTCGACGATCTCGAAGGAAAATCGGCGAAACAGCTATCAAAAATTGAAGGGTTATCGAAGGATCGAATTGATATTTTTCTTCCTGCACTCATTGCCATCCAAGAGTTAGCCCATCATATCGAAGCGGAAGAATTCGTTATGAGCAATCTTGGTCTTCGTGAAGGTCTTGTTTATGAATTCGATGTGCAGGATGAAGCCTATCGTCGGATCGAAAACGTGCGTGAGCAAAGCCTCTATCAGCTTGAGAGCGATTATAAGGTCAATCGCGATCGCGCAATGTATATTGGCACGCTTGCGAAGTCGATGTATCGGCAACTTGTTACGTTAGATTTGATTTCAGAACGCGCGTCCGATCTCCGGCTACTCGATTCGGCAAGCCGCTTGTTTTATTGTGGGCAATACATTAATCCAGATACACGATCGGACCAGACGTTCTACCTTTTGACGAATACCGAACTGAACGGTATGACACATAAAGACCGCGTCGCCCTGTCGCTCGTCAGCTCTTATTCTTCAGCAAAACGTATGCAACAACTAGCGAAGCCATTTAAGGATTGGTTTACCGAAAAAACACTGGATCGCTTTGACCTACTGGGCTCTTTACTCAAATTAAGTCATGCGCTCGATGTGACGGAGCGAAAAGCTGTCGATCATCTAGAACTTTTCGTTGAGAAGGATCATCTCCGATTCGTCCTCGATACGGGTGATCATGATTATGGATTTGAAGTCGAAAAGGCTGAAAAACAAAAGAAACATCTAGAGCGAATCATTGATCAGGCGATTACCTTCGAAACGAAAGGAGATCTTCCTTCATGA
- a CDS encoding metal ABC transporter ATP-binding protein: METPIIEIDQVSYDYPDRRVLNQVSFQVQQGQFLAIVGENGSGKSTLIKCILGLLQPKGTIRLFGQPQSQFNEWWRISYVSQKAASFNSGFPVTVAEVVEMGLYAKKGLFRRLSRDDREKVRTALETVGMWERRDSKVGDLSGGQQQRVFIARALVNDPDLMILDEPTVGVDQRYVKEFYEILEELRRDKRRTFVLVTHDIHFVSKLVTDVIHLVDGRLGCNCGIKEYWELDEQTIRSLYPVPGRVLVHEGKSVQ, translated from the coding sequence ATGGAAACACCAATCATCGAAATCGATCAAGTCAGCTATGATTATCCGGATCGCCGAGTGTTGAACCAAGTCTCGTTTCAAGTTCAGCAAGGACAATTTTTAGCCATCGTCGGCGAAAATGGATCTGGGAAATCGACGCTGATTAAATGTATCTTAGGTCTATTGCAACCGAAAGGAACGATTCGTTTATTCGGGCAACCCCAATCCCAATTCAATGAGTGGTGGCGTATTAGCTATGTCTCACAAAAAGCGGCATCGTTCAACTCGGGTTTTCCGGTAACTGTCGCAGAAGTCGTCGAGATGGGACTTTACGCGAAAAAAGGACTCTTTCGTCGTTTGTCTCGTGACGATCGAGAGAAAGTTCGGACTGCCCTTGAAACGGTCGGGATGTGGGAACGGCGGGATTCGAAAGTCGGTGATCTATCCGGTGGTCAGCAGCAGCGTGTCTTCATCGCGCGGGCACTCGTCAATGATCCCGATTTAATGATCTTAGATGAACCAACTGTTGGTGTCGATCAGCGATACGTAAAAGAATTTTATGAAATCCTAGAAGAACTCCGTCGGGATAAACGTCGGACATTCGTTCTTGTCACACACGATATCCACTTCGTCAGTAAACTCGTCACGGATGTGATCCATCTTGTCGATGGACGCTTAGGTTGTAACTGTGGGATTAAAGAATACTGGGAACTAGATGAACAGACGATTCGGTCACTCTATCCGGTTCCGGGACGCGTTCTCGTTCATGAAGGGAAGAGTGTCCAATGA
- a CDS encoding metal ABC transporter permease yields MIEAFMTLKFLQYALVAAILIGFTAPLIGSFVVVRRMSLIADALSHVTLAGIALSLLISGMVAQLADLNPLYLGIVTAVIAALTIDWLRAKYKHFQELAIPIIMATGMGLGATFISLANGFSMDLVSFLFGTVSAVALTDVYTILIVTVVVVIFVFAFYKELLFLSFDEEQARVSGIRLRLVHILFMIVVALVIAISMRVVGILLVSSLITLPVAAALRIAKSFKMTIFLAIIFGEIATVLGLILAYQFDLAPGGMIVLLAVLELIIVMLLERFWIGGKTHEDEHRTSA; encoded by the coding sequence ATGATTGAAGCATTCATGACGTTAAAGTTTTTACAGTATGCTTTGGTTGCTGCTATTCTGATCGGATTTACGGCACCTTTGATTGGTTCATTCGTCGTTGTCCGGCGGATGAGCTTAATCGCAGACGCGTTGTCACACGTCACGTTAGCCGGAATTGCGCTCAGTCTGTTGATCTCTGGGATGGTCGCGCAACTAGCAGATTTGAATCCTCTGTATCTAGGAATCGTGACGGCTGTCATCGCGGCACTGACGATTGATTGGTTGCGTGCGAAGTATAAGCACTTTCAAGAACTCGCGATTCCAATCATCATGGCAACAGGGATGGGACTCGGTGCGACGTTCATTAGTCTCGCAAATGGCTTTTCGATGGACCTTGTCTCGTTCTTATTCGGAACGGTCTCGGCTGTTGCCTTGACGGATGTCTACACGATTCTTATCGTGACGGTCGTCGTCGTCATCTTCGTCTTCGCCTTTTATAAGGAATTGTTGTTCCTGTCATTTGACGAGGAGCAGGCGCGCGTCTCCGGGATTCGCCTTCGCTTAGTGCATATTCTCTTTATGATCGTCGTTGCACTTGTCATCGCGATCAGTATGCGGGTTGTTGGGATTTTGCTTGTGTCGAGTTTAATCACGTTGCCAGTTGCGGCAGCACTTCGAATTGCGAAGAGTTTTAAGATGACGATCTTTTTAGCGATCATCTTCGGTGAGATTGCGACAGTACTTGGGCTCATTCTGGCTTATCAGTTTGATTTAGCACCAGGCGGAATGATCGTCTTGCTTGCAGTGCTTGAACTGATCATCGTCATGCTTTTGGAACGTTTTTGGATAGGAGGGAAAACACATGAAGACGAACATCGAACAAGCGCGTGA
- a CDS encoding Fur family transcriptional regulator — MKTNIEQARERMKASGFKMTPKRLDLLSYLFEVNRYVSAREVAEALRTSHPSLSYDTIYRNLNDFSEIDLLEVTELDGEMKYRAACASGHHHHHLICRICGKTETLNVCPMEWISPVQETGFEVEDHKFEIYGRCANCQRMTS; from the coding sequence ATGAAGACGAACATCGAACAAGCGCGTGAACGAATGAAGGCTTCCGGGTTTAAAATGACACCGAAGCGTCTCGATTTGCTATCGTATCTGTTTGAAGTGAATCGTTATGTCAGTGCACGGGAAGTGGCGGAAGCGCTCCGGACATCTCATCCTTCATTGAGTTATGATACGATTTACCGAAACTTGAACGATTTTTCGGAGATTGATTTATTAGAAGTAACAGAATTAGATGGAGAAATGAAATATCGAGCAGCATGTGCTTCAGGTCACCATCATCATCATTTGATTTGTCGAATCTGTGGTAAAACGGAGACATTGAATGTCTGTCCAATGGAATGGATTTCTCCAGTCCAAGAGACTGGCTTTGAAGTCGAAGATCATAAATTCGAAATCTATGGTCGTTGTGCGAATTGTCAACGCATGACGTCCTAA
- a CDS encoding NAD(P)H-hydrate dehydratase, with amino-acid sequence MIYDALEARQIDEWARTSGLPLEVLMERAGTQIATRIKDRHTKTDRILILCGTGNNGGDGYVIGRELLRDGFDVTLCAPFGESRSDTSDIHVRYAEAFGLVTEQPCGQYDVIIDALYGTGFDPERMNQAFITQCEFVSEQKRQGAHVYAVDVPSGVPTDHARGFKEIAIRSDMTFQLHAAKRSAFLLRTAPFYGELETIDIGLPTFGEWRLSRADLSALFKREPYGHKGTYGTALLIGGSDTMPGSIQLATRSALRTGVGKLQVATTALAKQGIIVQAPEAMVIDQTLSAIQDMLPSISAVGIGPGLSQESVETWVDYLLESDLPVILDAGALIKNSYPERTAPIIVTPHIGEFARMTNQSVANIQDDLFGQATDYAVLHQVTVVLKSHVILIVKPDGGGFVVSGASSGLAKGGSGDTLFGILTSLLAQHPKGEIEETLAHGAQWYAEASKQVERRLHPSSLLATDVIDELGRIGL; translated from the coding sequence ATGATTTATGATGCGCTGGAAGCCCGACAAATTGATGAGTGGGCGCGAACATCTGGACTACCACTTGAAGTGCTGATGGAACGAGCTGGAACTCAAATCGCAACTCGTATCAAGGACCGTCATACGAAGACAGACCGAATCTTGATTTTATGTGGGACAGGCAATAACGGTGGGGATGGTTATGTAATAGGTCGTGAACTCTTACGTGATGGTTTTGATGTCACGCTATGCGCACCATTTGGAGAGAGTCGTTCGGATACTTCAGATATCCATGTCCGTTATGCAGAAGCATTCGGGCTCGTAACGGAACAGCCGTGCGGTCAGTATGATGTCATTATAGATGCGTTGTACGGAACAGGATTTGATCCAGAGCGCATGAATCAAGCATTTATAACACAATGTGAATTCGTATCGGAACAAAAACGTCAAGGGGCACACGTCTATGCAGTAGACGTCCCGAGCGGTGTTCCAACGGATCATGCAAGAGGATTCAAGGAAATTGCGATTCGATCGGATATGACGTTTCAATTGCACGCAGCGAAACGGTCTGCTTTTTTATTACGAACGGCTCCCTTTTATGGAGAATTAGAAACGATTGATATCGGATTACCAACGTTTGGTGAGTGGCGCTTATCAAGAGCGGATTTGAGCGCTTTGTTCAAGCGAGAACCATATGGTCATAAAGGAACGTATGGAACAGCATTATTGATTGGCGGAAGCGATACGATGCCAGGATCGATTCAACTTGCGACACGGTCAGCCTTACGAACAGGTGTCGGAAAACTTCAAGTGGCAACGACGGCACTTGCGAAACAGGGAATCATCGTTCAGGCGCCGGAAGCGATGGTCATTGATCAAACGTTATCAGCGATTCAAGACATGTTACCTTCTATATCAGCAGTTGGGATCGGTCCCGGTTTGTCGCAGGAATCAGTTGAGACCTGGGTAGACTATTTGCTTGAAAGTGATCTACCAGTGATTTTAGATGCCGGAGCGTTAATAAAAAATAGTTATCCTGAACGGACCGCGCCGATCATCGTCACACCGCATATTGGCGAATTTGCCCGAATGACGAATCAAAGCGTAGCGAATATTCAAGATGATCTATTTGGTCAAGCAACAGATTATGCCGTCTTGCATCAAGTAACCGTCGTCTTGAAGTCACATGTCATCTTAATCGTAAAACCGGATGGTGGAGGGTTCGTCGTCTCTGGTGCATCAAGTGGTCTTGCCAAAGGAGGAAGTGGCGATACGTTATTTGGTATATTGACGAGTCTTCTTGCCCAACACCCAAAAGGGGAGATCGAAGAAACATTGGCACATGGAGCACAGTGGTATGCAGAGGCCTCGAAACAAGTCGAACGACGCTTACATCCGAGTAGCTTGCTTGCGACAGATGTCATTGATGAGTTAGGACGCATAGGGTTGTAG
- a CDS encoding bifunctional diguanylate cyclase/phosphodiesterase, whose amino-acid sequence MEDIVRKQQWWIGNFALFMMFVGALIIYTTTEETIKNAYLSRSVIISFLVIMGLLIFYISRRKMGVILQTHLLSLMLLVVPITSISFLPYAAVTVWASSFLFLMIALISYQRIMMWYAIIVTIATSVYVMWNVQTVTVEIDPTDHYGRIGMIMIGVSIALVINHLHIRNLNRLNDLATQLHDTARSDEETGVLNRQGLNEIDFPKPEQQLIFVGIHLENYYELARYFGEDMQSQVLRACIDRLKKKLPPHQAFARIEAGTLLIVMEKPDEVACKEAMEELSQEISVPYEIEGHHVYVNISIVIDNGEGATSNRKRRVQQLLTALQETAQQNERLMCIDQAWRMDQELRVKAAQSLAQANIETDFHLVYQLQYDVQSEQFIGLEALVRWKTELEGADRPSVFIPIAEKSDLIIRLGEWIFEESCKTRKALMGLVPDQFTLSVNVSPRQLTSESFMPFIERTLLKYALKPQQIKIEITESQSLDFESQSIHRALKRIKTLDFPVSLDDFGTGHASYHVLERLLPLRQLKIPKQFIEQIGESEKRQSILESIFQLSQSMHVECIVEGVETGEEVRIAKDIGIHLFQGYFFAKPVPLEEIICLLQKTNEGTVR is encoded by the coding sequence TTGGAGGACATCGTTCGAAAACAACAATGGTGGATTGGCAACTTTGCCTTGTTCATGATGTTTGTGGGTGCCCTGATCATTTATACAACGACGGAAGAGACAATTAAGAATGCGTATTTAAGTCGTTCGGTCATTATTTCATTTTTAGTCATCATGGGTTTATTGATTTTTTATATCAGTCGTCGCAAAATGGGAGTGATTCTGCAAACACACTTACTATCCTTAATGCTACTCGTTGTTCCCATTACATCAATTAGCTTTTTACCGTATGCAGCCGTTACCGTTTGGGCAAGTAGCTTTTTGTTTTTAATGATTGCTTTAATCTCTTATCAACGCATCATGATGTGGTATGCAATTATTGTTACCATTGCAACTAGTGTATATGTGATGTGGAATGTACAGACGGTGACGGTAGAAATTGATCCGACCGACCATTATGGTCGGATTGGAATGATCATGATCGGTGTATCGATCGCTCTTGTGATCAACCACTTGCACATCCGGAATTTAAATCGGTTGAACGATCTCGCGACTCAGTTACATGATACAGCACGTAGCGATGAAGAAACCGGCGTCTTGAATCGCCAAGGCTTAAATGAAATTGATTTTCCAAAACCCGAACAACAGCTTATTTTTGTCGGCATTCATTTAGAAAATTATTACGAGTTAGCACGGTATTTTGGAGAAGACATGCAGTCGCAAGTCTTGCGTGCTTGTATCGACCGACTCAAAAAAAAATTACCTCCTCATCAAGCCTTCGCTCGGATCGAAGCAGGAACATTATTGATTGTCATGGAAAAGCCGGACGAAGTAGCGTGTAAGGAAGCAATGGAGGAGTTAAGCCAAGAAATTTCTGTTCCGTATGAAATCGAAGGACATCATGTCTACGTCAATATATCCATCGTTATCGATAACGGAGAAGGGGCGACCAGTAATCGGAAGCGCCGGGTACAGCAGTTATTGACTGCGCTACAAGAAACAGCGCAACAAAACGAGCGACTGATGTGTATCGACCAAGCATGGCGCATGGATCAAGAATTACGAGTCAAAGCAGCTCAATCATTAGCTCAGGCAAATATCGAAACAGATTTTCATCTGGTCTACCAATTACAGTATGATGTCCAATCAGAACAATTCATTGGTCTTGAAGCATTGGTTCGATGGAAGACGGAGCTAGAGGGAGCCGATCGACCATCTGTATTCATCCCGATTGCTGAAAAAAGTGATTTGATCATTCGACTAGGGGAATGGATTTTTGAGGAGAGTTGTAAAACGCGTAAAGCATTAATGGGTCTCGTTCCGGACCAGTTTACATTGTCCGTAAACGTATCACCTCGCCAGTTGACGAGTGAATCGTTCATGCCGTTCATCGAACGAACGTTACTCAAGTACGCATTAAAACCACAACAGATAAAAATTGAGATCACCGAGAGTCAATCGCTTGATTTTGAGAGCCAGTCGATTCATCGGGCGCTGAAACGAATCAAAACGCTTGATTTCCCGGTATCACTCGATGATTTTGGTACCGGTCATGCATCTTATCACGTTCTCGAACGTTTATTACCGTTACGTCAATTGAAGATTCCGAAACAATTTATCGAACAAATTGGTGAATCGGAGAAGCGGCAGTCTATTCTCGAATCCATTTTTCAATTGAGCCAATCGATGCATGTCGAATGTATCGTGGAGGGCGTAGAGACAGGAGAAGAAGTACGTATTGCGAAAGATATCGGCATTCATCTTTTTCAAGGCTATTTCTTTGCTAAACCGGTTCCACTTGAAGAAATCATATGTTTACTACAAAAAACAAATGAAGGAACGGTCCGTTAA
- a CDS encoding GGDEF domain-containing protein, with amino-acid sequence MMLATVNIFFINICIIFLVSTFTFYLLRDRLPIQSDSKFSTRLYFGLSNGITGILLMHHAIDLNGALIDLRLLPLALSALFGGNVSITVTGLMLLVYRFLIDSGDSLNALFSSVSTLLGFLVLSFICRRFISRQGYFFSAIVTVGSLLVLWRLIMSNSPADAWGTIYIPYFILTIGGAFLFYRLSSLLQQHFVLYSYQSYLASTDQLTRLANRHVILEKVSTLEKNTASWGVILFDLDHFKTINDTHGHAVGDAVLRHFSILLNEHCPAPVTVGRYGGEEFIVIVPDIELHPPVALAETIVAAVQQTPFVMQDHAVSITVSAGIAFAHQQPAETVFKQVDNALYEAKAQGRNQYRQYRS; translated from the coding sequence ATGATGCTTGCGACAGTGAATATCTTTTTCATCAATATCTGTATTATCTTTCTTGTTTCTACGTTTACCTTTTATCTACTTCGCGATCGTTTACCGATTCAATCTGACTCAAAATTTTCTACTCGTCTTTATTTCGGACTTTCCAATGGTATAACCGGCATTCTACTTATGCATCATGCCATCGATTTAAATGGAGCATTGATTGACTTACGATTATTACCGCTCGCTTTATCTGCCTTGTTTGGCGGTAATGTTAGTATCACAGTAACCGGACTGATGCTCCTGGTCTATCGATTTTTAATCGATAGTGGGGATTCTCTAAACGCTCTGTTTAGTTCCGTCAGCACACTACTTGGTTTTTTAGTACTTTCTTTTATTTGTCGTCGGTTCATCTCACGACAAGGGTACTTCTTTTCTGCCATCGTCACTGTCGGTTCTTTGCTTGTTCTATGGCGATTGATTATGAGTAACTCTCCTGCGGATGCCTGGGGAACGATTTATATTCCGTATTTCATTTTAACGATTGGTGGAGCCTTTTTGTTTTATCGATTGTCTTCGCTCCTTCAGCAACATTTTGTTCTATACTCCTATCAATCCTATCTTGCTTCGACTGATCAATTGACACGGCTTGCGAATCGACATGTCATCTTAGAAAAAGTCTCGACACTTGAAAAGAATACGGCTTCTTGGGGTGTCATCTTGTTTGACTTGGATCACTTTAAAACGATCAATGATACACATGGTCACGCTGTCGGAGACGCTGTCTTACGCCACTTTTCAATTTTATTGAATGAACATTGCCCGGCACCGGTTACCGTTGGTCGATATGGCGGTGAAGAATTCATCGTCATCGTTCCAGACATCGAACTACATCCTCCTGTCGCCCTAGCCGAGACAATCGTAGCAGCTGTTCAGCAAACACCATTCGTCATGCAAGATCATGCTGTATCCATTACAGTGTCTGCAGGAATTGCGTTTGCTCATCAACAACCTGCTGAAACAGTCTTTAAACAAGTGGATAACGCTTTGTACGAAGCAAAAGCACAAGGTCGAAATCAATATCGACAATACCGATCGTAA
- the ispG gene encoding flavodoxin-dependent (E)-4-hydroxy-3-methylbut-2-enyl-diphosphate synthase, whose protein sequence is MPKMVHRSKTRPVRVGDLVIGGNNEVIIQSMTTTKTHDVEATVAEILRLEEAGCQIVRVACPEERDALALAEIKSRINIPLVVDIHFNYKLALMAIEAGVDKIRINPGNIGRREKVEAVVTAAKAKNIPIRIGVNAGSLEKHILEKYGYPTARGMVESALHHIKILEDLDFHDIIVSLKASDVQLALEAYQLASESFDYPLHVGITESGPLRSGSLKSAAGLGAILSRGIGNTVRVSLSADPVEEVKVAKEVLKSFGLAANAATLISCPTCGRIEIDLMSIAAEIEDYIENIQANIKVAVLGCAVNGPGEAREADIGIAGARNEGLLFRHGEIIRKVPEATMVEELKKEIDAIVLEKQAEKEAEKANHA, encoded by the coding sequence ATGCCGAAAATGGTCCATCGCTCTAAGACTCGTCCTGTTCGTGTAGGGGACCTTGTCATTGGTGGAAATAATGAAGTCATCATTCAAAGTATGACGACAACTAAAACACACGACGTCGAAGCGACAGTCGCTGAAATCCTACGTCTTGAAGAAGCTGGTTGCCAAATCGTCCGCGTCGCTTGTCCAGAAGAACGTGATGCGCTCGCACTTGCAGAAATCAAAAGCCGAATTAACATTCCGCTTGTCGTAGACATCCACTTCAACTATAAACTCGCGCTTATGGCAATCGAAGCTGGCGTCGATAAAATCCGGATCAACCCAGGTAATATCGGTCGCCGCGAAAAAGTCGAAGCTGTCGTTACAGCAGCAAAAGCGAAAAACATTCCAATTCGAATTGGAGTAAACGCTGGTTCGCTTGAAAAGCATATTCTTGAAAAATACGGCTACCCGACAGCACGTGGTATGGTCGAGAGTGCTTTGCACCATATTAAGATTCTTGAAGATCTTGATTTCCACGATATCATCGTTTCACTTAAAGCTTCTGACGTACAGTTGGCGCTTGAAGCATATCAACTCGCTTCTGAATCGTTCGACTACCCACTTCACGTTGGGATCACAGAATCCGGTCCACTTCGTTCTGGTTCATTGAAATCAGCAGCTGGACTAGGCGCGATCTTGTCACGCGGAATCGGAAACACGGTTCGTGTTTCTCTTTCAGCAGACCCTGTCGAAGAAGTGAAGGTCGCAAAAGAAGTCTTGAAATCATTCGGTCTTGCGGCGAACGCAGCGACATTGATTTCATGTCCGACATGTGGTCGGATCGAAATCGATTTAATGTCGATTGCTGCAGAGATCGAAGATTACATCGAAAACATTCAAGCCAACATCAAAGTTGCGGTTCTTGGATGTGCGGTTAACGGTCCTGGGGAAGCACGTGAAGCCGATATCGGGATTGCTGGAGCACGTAATGAAGGATTGTTGTTCCGCCACGGGGAAATCATCCGTAAAGTACCGGAAGCGACAATGGTCGAAGAATTGAAAAAAGAGATCGATGCCATCGTTCTTGAAAAACAGGCTGAAAAAGAAGCCGAAAAAGCAAATCACGCGTAA
- a CDS encoding Na/Pi cotransporter family protein, whose amino-acid sequence MNYDLQEMIFTFIGGLGIFLFGIKYMGDGLQKTAGDRLRYILDKYTTNPLLGILAGIVVTVLIQSSSGTTVIVVGLVSAGLMNLRQAIGVVMGANIGTTITAFIIGFNVKEAALPAIAIGAFLIFFFNKERVQYIGQIFFGFGALFYGLTLMGDGMAPLESSVWFRELTVSMSDNPLLGVFVGTIFTVLVQSSSATIGILQELYSGGMIDIKAALPVLFGDNIGTTITAVLAALGASIAAKRTAAAHVIFNIIGTILFLIALPIFSSFITWITGALDLGPKMQIAFAHGTFNVVNTLIQCWFIAQIAWLVQKIVPGTDTTIDSKPRHLDQNILNQSSSLALNHAKLEVLRMGEFSKDALAKAHRYTQSHDKKDVSESQQIEYAINHLNTEVTNYLVKVAAHDLSERESNDHSLLMHAVNDFERIGDHVENIVELVDFQIVNRIQFTDAAKQELDDMYALTQEIVDCAVRAVEEDDVTRARKVLELEGKLDALERSFRKHHVLRVNAGECTGQAGMIFVDLLSNLERIGDHAVNITDLVLEQRTALTN is encoded by the coding sequence ATGAACTATGATTTGCAGGAAATGATTTTCACCTTCATTGGTGGACTCGGTATTTTCCTTTTCGGTATTAAGTATATGGGAGATGGGCTCCAAAAAACAGCAGGAGACCGATTACGTTATATCCTCGATAAATATACGACGAATCCACTACTAGGAATTTTAGCAGGTATCGTTGTTACCGTTCTTATTCAGTCGTCGTCAGGTACGACCGTTATCGTCGTCGGACTTGTTAGTGCGGGTCTAATGAATTTAAGACAGGCGATTGGAGTCGTCATGGGGGCGAACATTGGTACGACGATCACGGCCTTCATCATCGGCTTTAACGTCAAGGAAGCAGCGCTTCCGGCAATCGCGATTGGTGCGTTTTTGATCTTCTTCTTCAATAAAGAACGTGTTCAGTACATTGGACAGATTTTCTTTGGCTTCGGTGCACTGTTCTACGGTTTAACATTGATGGGCGACGGAATGGCTCCACTTGAATCGAGTGTCTGGTTCCGCGAGTTGACAGTCTCAATGTCGGATAATCCGTTACTTGGTGTCTTCGTTGGAACGATCTTTACAGTGCTTGTTCAGTCGTCATCTGCGACGATCGGTATTTTACAAGAGTTGTACTCAGGTGGCATGATCGATATCAAAGCAGCGCTACCTGTCTTGTTCGGTGATAACATCGGAACAACGATTACGGCAGTACTTGCCGCGCTTGGTGCTTCAATTGCAGCTAAGCGAACAGCAGCAGCACACGTTATCTTCAACATCATCGGAACGATATTGTTCTTGATTGCCTTACCGATTTTCTCAAGTTTCATCACATGGATCACAGGTGCACTTGATTTAGGCCCGAAAATGCAAATCGCCTTTGCACACGGAACATTCAATGTCGTTAACACATTGATCCAGTGCTGGTTCATCGCGCAAATCGCATGGCTTGTTCAAAAAATCGTGCCGGGTACGGACACAACGATTGATTCAAAACCACGTCATCTGGATCAAAACATCTTGAACCAGTCTTCTTCACTTGCTTTAAATCATGCGAAGCTTGAAGTTCTGCGTATGGGCGAATTCTCGAAAGATGCCCTTGCGAAAGCACACCGTTACACGCAATCGCATGATAAAAAAGATGTATCAGAATCACAGCAGATTGAATATGCGATCAACCACTTAAACACAGAAGTCACGAACTACCTTGTCAAAGTAGCAGCGCATGATTTGTCAGAACGTGAATCAAACGATCATTCGTTACTCATGCATGCCGTCAATGATTTCGAGCGAATTGGAGACCACGTCGAGAATATCGTCGAATTGGTTGACTTCCAAATCGTCAACCGGATTCAGTTCACGGATGCTGCGAAACAAGAGCTAGATGACATGTATGCCTTAACGCAAGAAATCGTCGACTGTGCCGTTCGTGCCGTGGAAGAAGATGATGTCACGCGGGCTCGAAAAGTTCTTGAACTCGAAGGTAAACTCGATGCACTCGAGCGTTCATTCCGTAAACATCATGTCCTTCGCGTCAACGCTGGCGAATGTACGGGACAAGCAGGGATGATCTTCGTCGATTTACTTTCGAACCTCGAGCGTATTGGCGATCACGCTGTCAACATCACGGATCTTGTCCTTGAACAGCGAACAGCACTAACGAACTAA